The genomic segment AGGCATTGCCAGTGCCAGCGAGTTTTCCAAAGGACTATCGCTTTCAATGGCTGAATTGAGCGATAATACCAAAAAGATAGTCCAATCCATTGAAAACGTTAATGCAGTTGCAGGCCAATTTGTGGCATTATCTGAAAACCTTACAAACACTTCATCAGAACTTGAATCTATGGCAGCAGAACTTAAAAAAGTTATTGAGCGTTTTAAGATATGATGAAACGAACACTTACGCCATTATTAGCATAAAGTGCACAATTTATTTATTCCAAACCTGCTTTTTTAAATACATAATCAATATTATGCAAAAAATTTTCCAGTTTGAATATTTCTTCTATTTCATCATGTGAAAGTTTTGCAGTTATTCTTTCATCATTCAGCGATAGTTCCTTTAAAGAGCCCCCTGCATTCCATACTTTCATTGCATTATCCTGTACTATCTGGTAAGCTACTTCACGAGTATAACCTTTTTCTACCAGTTTAAGTAACAATCCCTGTGAATAAAACAATCCACCAGTTTTTTCAATGGTTTTCATCATGGCATCAGGATATACATGAAGATTTTCAAGTATAAACATCATCTTTGTAAGCAGATAATCAAGTGCAATAGTGCTATCGGGCAATATTACACGCTCCGCTGATGAATGTGATATATCACGTTCATGCCACAATGTCATGTTATCCAGTGCTACCATAAGGTTTGCCTTTATGACCCGTGATAGCCCTGACACCCGCTCACACAAGATGGGATTTCGTTTATGAGGCATTGCCGAGGAGCCTTTCTGACCTTTTTGAAAAGGTTCTTCAACTTCACGTACTTCCGTCCGTTGAAGGTGGCGTATTTCAGTTGCCAATTTATCCAGTGTTCCTGCGCAAATAGCTACAGCTGACATGTAGTGTGCATGTCTATCTCTTTGTATAATTTGTGTTGATATTGGATCAGGTTTAAGCCCCAATTTTTTACATACTATCTCTTCAACACGCGGATCAATATTGCTGAACGTGCCAACAGCACCTGAAAGCTTTCCATACGATATTTCATCAATTGCATCCTGCATTCTTTTGCGGTTACGTAAAAATTCATGATAATACAATGCCATCTTAGTGCCAAATGTCGTTGGTTCTGCGTGAACGCCATGGGAGCGCCCCATACATGGAGTATGTTTGTATTTGACTGCTAATTTTTTCAGTACTTGAAGAAGCTGGTCAATATCATGAAGTATAATTTCACCAGCCTGTTTCATTTGAATTGATAGTGCAGTGTCAACAATATCACTTGATGTGAGACCATAATGAATGTATCTGCTTGATGGTCCAACATATTCTGCAACGCAGGTTAAAAATGCTATCACATCATGGTGCACCTGATTTTCTATCTCTTCAATGCGGGTAACATTAAAGTTTGCTTTTTCTTTTATTATTGCCAAATCCTGCTGTGGTATAACTCCTAACTGTGCATTTGCTTCGCAGGCAGCTATCTCAATATCAAGCCATATTTTAAATTTATTTTCCAGTGACCATATATTAGCAATTTCTTTCCGTGAATACCTATCAATCATATAAACCTCTTACTACACCTTATAATTCATAATAAATTAAAGAAAAAGTAAATTTTCCTTCAATAAGGAAAATAATCAAGTAAAAAAAAGATAATTTGGGATAGTTAGTAAATTACTGCTTGACGGATAGGATAACAATATAGCATCAATGTATAACAATACAAATTTTTAATCAGGGTATATCATGGAATATCTTAATCAAATACGTGATTTTGTGTGGGGAGCCCCACTGATCATTTTGCTGCTGGGAACTGGAATATATCTTACCATATTGCTTAAAGGATTACAATTCAGGACGCTGTTTTCTTCATTATAC from the Spirochaetota bacterium genome contains:
- the purB gene encoding adenylosuccinate lyase; translated protein: MIDRYSRKEIANIWSLENKFKIWLDIEIAACEANAQLGVIPQQDLAIIKEKANFNVTRIEEIENQVHHDVIAFLTCVAEYVGPSSRYIHYGLTSSDIVDTALSIQMKQAGEIILHDIDQLLQVLKKLAVKYKHTPCMGRSHGVHAEPTTFGTKMALYYHEFLRNRKRMQDAIDEISYGKLSGAVGTFSNIDPRVEEIVCKKLGLKPDPISTQIIQRDRHAHYMSAVAICAGTLDKLATEIRHLQRTEVREVEEPFQKGQKGSSAMPHKRNPILCERVSGLSRVIKANLMVALDNMTLWHERDISHSSAERVILPDSTIALDYLLTKMMFILENLHVYPDAMMKTIEKTGGLFYSQGLLLKLVEKGYTREVAYQIVQDNAMKVWNAGGSLKELSLNDERITAKLSHDEIEEIFKLENFLHNIDYVFKKAGLE